The sequence below is a genomic window from Methylocystis sp. IM3.
ACAACCGCCGACTCCCCGATTTCGACGGCGCCGCCGTGAAACACATAGCGCCCCCGATTCCCCAGCAGGACTGGAAGAACCTGACTTTGGAACAGGTGGTGCGGGGTCGCGTCATCGACGCCCGGCGCGGGAAAACAGGAGATGCGGGAGCCCTCCTCCGCCACCTCGAAATCCGCCAGACCGGGAAAGCGCAGGAGATAGCCGGACGGCATGCGGTAAAATTGCGCGGCGCGGCTTCCGTCCGGAAAAACCCACTCATAGAAAGGCGGGTCCAATTCGCGCCCCTGTTGGCGCGGCGCCAAAATCGTGAAATCGGAAACCCCCACACCGCTCTCCGAACCCGAGTCCCGCACGCGAGCCGTCATCCACATGCTTCGAGGGAAATCGGCAACCGAAAAAGAGCGACCCACAACGGATGTCGGATCCGCCGCGAAACCTTTCTGTTTCAGCTCCCGATCTCTGAGCAGGCGCGACTCAAGGCCTAGCGCGGTTCGGGCCGGGATGCTCGTGATTCTCTCTGCGGCCCGAGCAGCCGGATTGGACCAGTTTCTTCACGGTCCCATAGACAGTCAATTCCGGACGCGCATAGGTTTTCCGGTCAGCGTCCGCCTGCGACGGCTCAATATTTTTCTGGTCCATAGGTCTCTCCTTAAGGCAGACGCGATCAGAAATGCAGGCGGGATCAGCCGCCTCTGAATTCGCGCTCCGTCAACCAAACGCTCAACGCGCCGAGGCCGAACCGCTCGAGCAACTGCTCGTCGTCAACGCCCCCGGCAGACTCAACGAAACTTACCCACCTAGCCAAATTGTCCCGGCGAAGGTCACAGATTTGAGGATAAACGTCAACCATCATCTGAAACAGTGTATGATGAAATTTCCAGCCTGGATTGCCGTTTATGCTCCTCCTCCACAGAACCTCCTCAGGAAGTATACTGTCCATGCTCCGCCGCAGGAGGCGCTTGTACCACTCGGCGTATAGTTTTGATTCAACCGGCATTCTCACTGCAAATTCGATCATTCTGCGGTCGGAAAACGGACTGCGGGGCTCCACCCCTTTCGAGAACGCGATTTCCCCGTAGACCTCATGCGCAAAGGACAGAAGGCCGGAAGTGAAGTATCGCGCGTGGTGCGCCTGATCGCCCCGGTTCCGCGCCTTCGCCGCAGCCTCGCGGCGCAGTGCGTATTTCGTCGCCAGCGCGCCTCTCGTGACCTCTGTATAGGAGCAAGCGGCGCCGCCCCGCAGCAGGGCGCGCTGATCTCGCGATTCCCGATAGAAGTTTCGAATAGATTCAGGGGTCAGGGCGGCCAGTCCCTGACGCGCCGCTTGCCGGAGGGCCGACACCCCGCCGACCCCATGCCGGACGTGGGCGCGAAAGATGGCCGGGAGAGACCCAAACGATCTCTCCTGAAGGACGGCGTTCAGGCTTCCCTCATAGCCGTAAAACAGCAGATCGCCCGCCATGCCGTCTAAAGCGACCCTGCAGCCCTTGGCGCTCGCCGCTCCGTAGATCAAATGCGCCACCAATCCATGAGTGAGCGCGAAGGGCTCATCCGCCGCGCAGCCGGCGGCCAGAAACGCGCGGCACGTCTCGCCTGACAGGCTGGAAGTCAGAATCTCCGCGTCTATCCAGTCGTCCCTCTCGATGACGCTTCTTATGCAGGGCCAGTCCAGACAGTTTTCCCGATCGTCGCGGATGAGGGAGAATGTTCGCAGAGGCTCGCTGAGACGCCCTCTGAATTCCTTGCTGATGAGGCAGACAATCGATGTGGAGTCGAGTCCGCCGCTCAGCGCCGCGCCGATGGGCCCTATGCTTCTCAAGCGGCATTTCACGGCCACGCGGAGCTGTTCGAGAAATGCTTCCGCGCATTCGTCGAGCGACGCAAAGGAGACCGCCGGGAGGTTGCCGGGATCCCAGTACCGCCAGCTTACCGCGCCTTCCGCGGCGACCTTGATCGCGTGTCCGGCCGGCAGCCGCTTGATATTGCGATAGAAGGTTCCGATTTCGTCGTCCCGATCGAACTCGGGCGCGATGAAATCGACGACCCGCGAGTCATTCAGCCGGGCGTCGATGCGCCCAAGCGCCAACAGGCCCTTGATCTCCGACGCGAAAGCAAACCAGCGCGCGCCCTCATGATAATAAAAGTGCCGCGCGCCCGCCGCGTCCCGCGCGCCGAACAAATGCCTTCGCCGCGAATCCCAGACGAAAAAGACGAACTCGCCGATAATCCAGTGAGGGCATTCCTCGCCCCATGTCTCGTAAGCCCGCAATACCAGCTCTGCATCCGTATCGCCGCGCAACACGACGCCCCGCCACATGAGCTCCCGCGTCAGATCCTCACGATTATCGACACGGCCGTCCATGACCAGGACGAGGCTTTCATCTTCATTCGTCAGCGGCTGCGATTCGTGAAGAGACTCGGGCGTCGTCCGCAGCATGCAGTGCCCGAGACCAACCGATCCCTCGACGCGCTGCGCGCATCCATCGGGCCCACGCAGGGCCATCGCAGTCGTCATCTTTTCGACCGCCGCCGCCTCGACGGGAGCGCCGTCGAATTGCACGACGCCAGCTATGGCGCTCATTGCCGAAACGACCTCACGTGAAAGATTTTTCGAAAACAGCGTAATGCTTGCCGACATCCGCCGCATCGTTCACGGGGACGCCCGCGACTTCGATCCAGGCGTGGCCCATGAGGCGGCCGGGGGCCAATCGCGTGCCGATCCGCAACTCGCACATGACGCCGAGACGGCGCAACAGCCAGGCCAGATACAAGGATCGGATCAGGCAATTGTCGGATCCGAAAAGGTGGAAAGCCGCCGTGTTGACGAGACGGGCGATCTTCACGACGTCGTCATGGGAAACCGGCGCCAGCCCAGGCGAAGGGGCCCCGATGAACCAGCGCATGAAGCTCTTGAATCCAAGAACCTGCAACGCCAGCCAGAAAATCGGCATCAAGACGAACGCCATCCCCAGGATCCGCCTCTCACGTCCCGAGAGAGAAAAAAATTTTGCGTATCTTGTTGCTGGCACGACAACATCCCAAGCTGAAACTGCCTGCCGCCGCGTCCGTTTTCAGCTGCGAAGAAAATAGATGCGCGGCGGAATGATCGCCTGTTTGCCAATTTATATGGCAGCCGCGCGGCAAAGTCTCAACCTATGGGCGTGGACACTTGCCTGACGCCCCAAATACGCGCGTCACACATACGGAAAGCCCGCAGCGCCTCCGGCCGCCGCCCGCTCCCAATTTGGTCGCTTCGGCGATGACCGCGTCGCCACAATCCGCCGAGCGCAGAGGGCGCGATCGTTCGTGGAGTTCGTGGTGCCGCAAGAGGGATTCGAACCCCCGACCCCATCATTACGAATGATGTGCTCTACCAGCTGAGCTATTGCGGCATGCGCGACGTTCAGTCGCGCGGCTTTCTCTTATCGGCGCCCGCGACGTTTTTCAAGCGGCCGGGTGGCAGGATTTTCGATTTCCTTCTCGATTTCCCCACCGACCGGATCAGCGCTTGCCGCCCTTCGCATTCGCATCGGCGGGCAGTTGGGCAAGGGCCTGCTGGCGGAGTTTCTCGACTTCGAGCCTCGTCTTCTTGGCTTCGGCGCGCGCCACCTTGGCGGCGCGGCGGACCGACATATGACCGAGCCACGACGTTACGCCGCCCGCGAGAACCCCGATCGCCATGGCGGCGAGCACCACCATGAACATCGGCGCCTCGATCGAGGGCGCGGCGGCGTCGCCCCCCGCGAATGGATCGAGCCCGATCTTCACAGGCGCGCGATTGGCCATGGAAAAAAACAGGAGGATCAACGCTAGCGGAACAAAAATGATGATGCGCAGTAAGGCCTTCATGAGCTCTTCCCCGATGGCCGGCGAACGCGCCGGAATGTAACGACCGCGCGTTGGCCGCGAGAGCCCGGCGTCCCCTCATCCGCGCGCCCGTGCGGCGCGCGGCAAACCCGGCTCAGCCCTGGTAGTTTTCGTTCAGCCGCTCGCGCATTTCCTTGCCCGTCTTGAAGAAGGGCACGGATTTCTCCTGCACAGAGACCTGCGCGCCGGTGCGCGGATTGCGCCCCGTCCGGGCGTCCCGCTTCTTGACGGAAAAAGCGCCGAAACCGCGCAGCTCGACCCGATCGCCGCGCGCGAGCGCCGCCGTGATTTCATCGAGGATTGTGCTGACAATCGTTTCGACGTCACGCTGGTAGAGATGGCTGTTGCGACGCGCGATGCGCTGTATAAGTTCCGACTTGATCATCCCCGGCCCATCTATCTAGTTGCAGCAAAACGTCTTGCGCCCGATTCAACGCGCGTCGAAACCCTGCCAAATCGCCAATAGACCGTCAAGACTGCCGCGCCTTTCCGCCGTCACGGCCTGGTCGAGAGCGGCGGCAAGCGTGTCGAGCCCGAAGACCTTCGCTGCGGTCGCCGCACTCTCAACCAGGCCGAGGCGCTCCATGCTCGCCTGCTTCTTCCAGTCACGCACGGGCAGCCCCTTGGCGACGCCCTTGTTGGCCTCGAGCCAGGCGATCGCCTCGCGCTCCCCGCCCAGCACGTCGACGAGTTTCAGGGGCAGGCCTTGCCGCGCGGTGAAGACGCGGCCATCCGCGACCCTGGCGAGGCCCGCGTCGTCGAGACGCCGCCGCTCCTTCACCAAGTCCTTGAACCAGGTGTAGGAATCGGCGACGAGGCTCGCAATCGCCGCCCGAGCGACTTCGCTCGTCGGCTCGAAACCATTGGGAGAGGCCTTGAGCGGGGTGGATTTCACCTCCTCGACCTTCACGCCCACCGTATCGAGCAGCTTGTAGAAATTGGGAAACTGGAACAGCACGCCGATCGACCCGACCAGCGAATTCTCCTGCGCGACGATCGTGTCGGCCGCCATGGCGGCGATATAGGCGCCCGAGGCCGCCAGCGCGCCCACGACCGCAACGACCGGCTTTTTCTCATTGAGCCGCCGCAACTCGCCATAGAGTTTCTCTGCCCCGGTCGTCGTGCCGCCGGGGCTGTCGATCGCGACGATTACAGCCTTGGCCTGGCTCGATTCGCCGATCTTCTTGACCAGCTCGATCGTGTCCTTGTCGCCGAGAATCATCCCCTGGAGGGACAGGCGGGCGATATGGGGCGTTAGCTTGTCGGCGGAATCCGCGCCCGTAAGCCGCGAGACGAGGACGACTAGGGCGAAACCCGCCGCGGCGATGGCGGCCATGCGCCACCAGCTGAGCTTGCGCCGCAGGCGGCGGCGGTCGATCAGATAATCCGTAGGCGCCGTCATTTTCCTCTCTCTGTTCCAAAAGCGGCAGCTCAGTCGCGCCGCGTCGATTCGTCGAGCCATCGGACATAGGCCGAATCCGCTTCAGCCACGTCCACGCGAAGGATTTCCGGCGTCTCATAGCCGTGCAGGCGGCGGACAAGCGCCGACAGCGCCGGATAATCTTCGACCCGGTGCTTCATCTGCAGCAGGAATTCCTCCCCCTCGCAGAGCTCGTCCCGCCAGCGGTAGTGGCTGGTGATGCGCGAAATCTGCACGCAGGCCGCAAGCCGCGCTTCGAGGACCGCGCGGGCGATGGCCCGCGCCTTCTCGTCGGAATCGACCGTCGTGACAAGGATCGCGACGCCACACACGTCAGCCGCCGACGACTGTCGTGAAAACCTGCCCGCCGCGGGCGATGGTGATCTTCCAGTAATAGGCGCGCGACGCCGCCGCCCGATCCAGATCGCGCGTCGTCTCGACTTTCTGGTCGTTGACGGCGAGCACTACGTCACCGCGCTGCAGGTTGAGCTGCTGCGCGGCGGAGCCGTCCTCGATTTCCGAGACGACGACGCCATTGGTCGCGCCCTGCACCGACATTTCCTCGACGACGGCCGGCGAAATATTGACGACGGTCGCGCCGGCGAAGGGCGACGGGCCCTTGAGCTTAACGGCGTCGCGCGGGGGCGTTTCCGGCGCCGGAGCAAGGCGCATCGGCACGGCGATCTTCTTGCCGCCGCGCAGCACGCCGAGCGTCGCCTGCCCGCCCAGCGGCTTGGTGCCGAGACGATAGCCGACGGCCTCGGGATCGTCCGTCGCCTGCCCGTCGACCGAAACGATCACGTCGCCGCGCTTCAGTCCCGATTCGGCGCCCGGCCCCTTGGGATCGACGTCCGCAAGCAGCGCGCCTGTCGGCCGCTCGAGGCCGAGGCCCTCGGCAATCTCCTGCGACATGGTCTGGAGCGTGGCGCCGAGCCAGGGGCGCCGCACCAGCTTGCCGCCGCCCTTGGCCGCCGCCAGAACGCTCTTGACCATATTGACCGGAATGGCGAAGCCGATGCCGACCGACCCGCCGGATTTGGAGAAAATCGCCGAATTGATGCCGACGAGACGCGCATTCATGTCGACCAGCGGCCCGCCGGAATTGCCGGGATTGATGGCCGCGTCGGTCTGGATGAAGAAGCCGTAGTCGGAAATGCCGACATGGGTGCGCGCCAGCGCCGAAACGATGCCCTGCGTCACCGTCTGGCCGACGCCGAAAGGATTGCCGATCGCGAGCGTCAGATCGCCGACCTCGAGCGCGTCCGAATCGCCGAGCTCCATGGTGGGGAAATTCGTTCCCTCGGTCAGCTTGAGCACGGCGAGGTCGGTCCGCGGATCGCGCAGCAGGATCTTGGCGGGGATTTCCCGCTTGTCGGCGAGCGCGACCTTCACGTCCGTCATGCCCTCGATCACATGGTTGTTGGTGACCACCAGGCCGGACGGGTCCACGATGACGCCGGAGCCCAGCGACTGGGCCGTGGGGGAGCGTCCCGGCATCCCGCCGCCTTCGCCGAAGAAGCGGCGGAAGATCGGGTCGTCGAGGAGCGGGTTCGCGGGCATGCGCTCGACGCGCGAGGCGAAGACGTTGACGACCGCCGGCTGGGCTTTCTTCACGACAGGCGCAAAGGAGACGGCGATCTCGGCGCGACTCTTCGGGACGGCGGGGGACTCGGAGGGAGACGCCTGCGTCTGTTGCGCGGCGAGGGGAATAGGCGCGAGGGAGACGGCGGCGAAGGCAATGGCTACGAAGGCGCTATTCCGAGGGATCAAAGGCATAAGCCGCTCCAAGATGAGTCGCGTGCTGGCGAATATAGGGATGAAATCCGGGCGGCGCGAGACTGAGCCGGGGCCTCAGCGCAACGCCTGCCCGATCGGGGCTCCCAGCGCGCCATAGGCGAGCGCCGCCGTCGTCTTATGGGCGGCGATGCAGCCGGACGCGCCCGCCCTCGGTCCCGCGAAATGGGCGAGGAGCGAAAGACCCGGAGCAAGCAACAGGAACGCGAAGCGCACCCATCCGCCTCCAATACTGGCGTAAAAGAAAAGGGCGGCCGCCAAGCGCGCCGCCCCTTCTGATCTCAGCAAAAGCTTCGGAGCGCCGGAGACAAAGCCTGACGCCGAGCTGTCTGCTTGCATGATTGATTACGCCTCGGCTTCCTCGGCGCCGAGCACGGGGCCCGAATCCTGGCCGCGCGCGTCGACGTCGCGATCCACGAATTCAATGACCGCGAGCGGCGCATTGTCTCCGTAACGGAAACCGGCCTTCAGCACGCGGGTGTAGCCGCCGTTGCGGTCCTTGTAGCGCGGGCCGAGCACGTCGAAGAGCTTGCCGACGAGCTTGACGTCCTTGATCTGGGCGATGGCCTGACGGCGGGCGTGGAGATCGCCGCGCTTGCCGAGCGTCACCAGCTTCTCGACGACAGGACGCAGATCCTTGGCCTTCGGCAGGGTCGTGACGATCTGCTCGTGCTTGATCAGCGCCTGCGCCATATTGGCGAACATGGCCTTGCGATGCTCATGGGTGCGGCCGAAACGGCGCTTCTTGTGACCGTGATACATATGGCTCTCCGTTGGTTATGCGGCCGCCGTGCCAAGGAACGGCCGTCTCCTTATTTCCCTCTCCCGCTTGCGGGAGAAGGCGGCCCCGCAAAGCGGGATCGGTGGGGCAAGAGGCGCAGCTGACGCCCCGCCTCAGTAATGCTCCTCGAATCTCTTGGCGAGATCGTCGATGTTCTCCGGCGGCCAGCCCGGAACTTCCATGCCGAGGTGCAGACCCATCTGGGCGAGCACTTCCTTGATCTCGTTCAGGGACTTGCGTCCGAAGTTCGGCGTGCGCAGCATTTCCGCTTCCGACTTCTGGATCAGATCGCCGATATAGACGATGTTGTCGTTCTTCAGGCAGTTCGCCGAACGCACCGACAACTCCAGCTCGTCCACCTTCTTGAGCAGCGCCGGGTTGAAGGCGAGCTGCGGGATGGACGGAGCGGCCTCCTCGCGGCGAGGCTCCTCGAAGTTGACGAAGACGTTGAGCTGATCCTGTAGGATACGCGCAGAAAAGGCGAGCGCGTCCTCGGGGGTGAGCGCCCCATTGGTCTCGATGGTCATGGTGAGCTTGTCATAGTCGAGCACCTGGCCTTCGCGGGTGTTTTCGACGCGGTAGCTGACCTTCTTGACCGGCGAATAGAGGCTGTCGACGGGGATGAGACCGATCGGCGCGTCCTCCGCGCGGTTGCGATCCGCCGGGACATAGCCCTTGCCTGTCGACACGGTGAATTCGATGCGGATCTCGGCTCCATCGTCGAGCGTGCAGATCGCGAGGTCCGGATTGAGGATCTGAACGTCGCCGGTGGCCTGGATGTCGCCAGCGGTGACAACGCCGGGTCCGGTTTTCTTGAGGGTCAGGCGCTTCACGCCTTCGCCCTGATATTTGATGGCCACGTCCTTGATGTTGAGGACGATGTCGGTCACGTCCTCGCGCACGCCCGGAATGGACGAGAACTCATGCAGGACGCCGTCAATGTGAATGGAGGTGATCGCCGCGCCCTGCAGCGACGAAAGAAGAATGCGGCGCAGGGCGTTGCCGAGCGTCACGCCGAAGCCGCGCTCCAGCGGCTCGGCGACCGCGGTCGCCATGCGGCGCGGATCGTCGCCGGGGGCCACCTCGAGCTTGTTCGGCTTGATGAGTTCCTGCCAGTTCTTCTGGATGCTCACTGGGACGCCTTTCCTTGAAGCTTCTGAACGCGACCCGGCGGGGAGGTCGCCGGGTTCGCGCGCGAAATATGCTCGATGAAAGCGGGCTCCTGCCCTGGCGTCAGACGCGCCGGCGCTTGCGCGGGCGGCAGCCGTTGTGCGGGATCGGAGTCACGTCGCGGATCGAGGTGACGGTGAAACCCGCCGCCTGCAGCGCCCGCAGGGCGGATTCGCGACCCGAGCCGGGACCCGAAACCTCGACCTCAAGCGTCCGGACGCCGTGTTCGCCCGCCTTGCGGGCGGCGTCCTCGGCCGCCATCTGCGCGGCGTAGGGCGTCGACTTGCGGGAGCCCTTGAAGCCCATCGAGCCAGCCGACGACCAGGACACAGTGTTGCCCTGCGCGTCGGTGATGGTGATCATGGTGTTGTTGAATGTCGAATTGACATGCGCAACGCCGGAAACAATGTTCTTGCGCTCGCGGCGACGAACGCGGGTAGTGTCCTTGGCCATGGTGTTCTTGTCCTTCGAACGCGCCCGTAACGCCAGGCGCTGGGGAGTTGAGGTCGTCTATTCTGTCGGCGCGGCAGGACTTATCCCAACCACGCGACGGAGCGCGCCCCGGAACGAGTCCGGGGCGGATCGGCACAGCCGCCGATTACTTCTTCTTGCCGGCGATCGGCTTGGCCTTGCCCTTGCGGGTGCGCGCATTCGTGTGCGTGCGCTGACCGCGAACCGGGAGCTGCCGACGATGGCGCAGGCCACGGTAGCAGCCGAGATCCATCAGACGCTTGATGTTGATCGCGACCTCGCGGCGCAGATCGCCCTCCACGAGATAATCTCGATCGATCGTCTCGCGAATCTGCAGAACTTCGGCGTCCGTGAGTTGGGCGACGCGGCGTTCGGCCGGAATGTTCACCTTCTCACAGATTTCGGCCGCCTTCTTGGCGCCGATGCCATGAATATACTGAAGCGCGATGACGACGCGCTTGTTCGTGGGGATGTTGACGCCTGCAATACGAGCCACGATTTTCTCCATTTGAGGCGGAGCCGAAGGCGCCGCCGGGGAACCCCGCGTCCGGTGGAGGCCGGCCCTTGCGGAGGAATGGGATCAGGGTTGCGCAGAACGCAAAAACGGAAGCCCTCCGAAGAGAACTTCCTCGAATTTTGGTCTGTAATCAGCCGATACCGAGCATGCGCGGGCGAGTCAAGCAAAAACTCGCGGAAGGAGTCGGATTTCTTCGACTCAGGCGGCGCATGCTTCGTCATCAAAGCCGAATTTGCGCGCTGCGTCCAGTCCCAGGCCGAGGCCCACGGCTCCGAACATGTCTCCTTCGACAATCCTGGCCCCCGGGGTTTCCCGCGTGACCGCGTTCCGCACCGCCGGAATGGCGGTCGAGCCGCCCGTCAGAAAAACCGCGTCGATGCGCTCTCCCCCGAGCCCCGAGGCGGCGAGCGTCTCCTTTAACGTGCGGGTGAGCGCGCCGAGTTGATCCACGATCGCCTCATGCAGCACGCTGGCGCCCGTTTCGAGCGCGAGTCCCTTCTCAACATCGCCGAGCTCGATTGTCGCCCGATCAGCGTCGGACAAGGCAATCTTGGCGCTTTCCACCGCCAGGGCGACCGAATGCCCCCGGCGACTTTGGACGACATCTGCGAGGCGGGCGATTTTCTCCGGCGCGAGCGCGTAGCGCGCAAGTTCCTCGAGATCACGCGCAACCCTGGGCGTGTAGAGGAAATTGATGCGGTGCCAGGTCGCGAGATCCACGTAGACGCCATTTGGAACACGAATGTCCTTGTCCGCGAAAGGCAGGCGCATTTCGCTCCCCAGGCCCAGATGCGGCATGACGGACTTCAGGCTGAAAAGCCGATCGATGTCCGTGCCGCCGATATGCACGCCCTTGTTGGCGAGAACGTCGCTGGCGCGGTCGGCCTTCGTCCTGGCCTGAGGCGACACGCGGACAATCGAAAAATCCGAGGTGCCGCCGCCAATATCGGCGATCAGCGCATATTGCTCCTCGCGCACGCTCCTCTCATAGGCAAGCGCGGCGGCGATGGGCTCATATTGAAAGGCGATCTCGCCAAACCCCTGGGCGCGGGCGATCTCCTCGAGCGCGTCCTGGGCGCGCTGATCGGCGGCCGGATCATCGTCGATGAAATGCACGGGTCGACCCAGAACGACACGCGTGACTTCAGCGCCCGCGCGGGCGTCCGCCGCCTGCTTGAGACGCCCGAGGATCAATCCGATTATGTCTTTGAACGTATAAGTCTTCGTCTTGATACGAACCGTTTCGTCCATCAGCGCCGTGCCTAGGACGGATTTGAGGCTTCGCATCAGCCGCCCGTCGACGCCGTCGACATATGCGCTGATCGCGGCCCGCCCGAACACCGGCTTGCCGTCAGAGAAGGGGAAGAAGATCGAGCTCGGCAGGGTGCGGCTCTCACCTTCGACCGCCGCAAGCTCGACGCCTTGCGGCCCTGTCAGGGCCACGGTCGAATTGGACGTGCCGAAATCGAGGCCGCAAAATGACTTTGCTTCCATGCGGGATTCTTGCGCGAATGTGGGAGAAGAGACTGGGCCGTCGCGCCGCGCGAAACGATTTCAGTGGCCGATCGATTTTTCGATGGCCGCGCTGACCTCGTCGATCGTCATCATCCCATCGACTTGTTTCAGCTCGCCGCGCGCCCCGTAATGTTCGGAGACAGGCGCGGTTTGCGCACGATAGGCTTCCAGCCGCGTCTTGAAGCTTTCGGGATTGTCATCGGCGCGCACGTCCTTGCCAGCCGCCAGACTTTCGGCGACGCGCTTCCGCATCCGGTCGACCAGCGCGTTTTCGTCCACGACCAGCTCCAAGACCGCGTCAAGCCTTATGTTTTTACGAGCAAGAAGCTCGCGCAGCGCTTCGGCCTGGGCGACCGTGCGCGGAAAACCGTCGAGAATGAATCCGTTCACGCAATCCGGCGCATCGATGCGTTGATCGATGATGCCGATGACCACTTCGTCGGGCACGAGCTGGCCCGCGTCCATCAACGCCTTCGCCTTGAGGCCGATCGGCGTTCCGGCGGCGACCGCCGCGCGGAGCATGTCGCCTGTCGAGAGCTGCGGAACGCCGAGCCGCTCGACCAG
It includes:
- a CDS encoding Hsp70 family protein, with the protein product MEAKSFCGLDFGTSNSTVALTGPQGVELAAVEGESRTLPSSIFFPFSDGKPVFGRAAISAYVDGVDGRLMRSLKSVLGTALMDETVRIKTKTYTFKDIIGLILGRLKQAADARAGAEVTRVVLGRPVHFIDDDPAADQRAQDALEEIARAQGFGEIAFQYEPIAAALAYERSVREEQYALIADIGGGTSDFSIVRVSPQARTKADRASDVLANKGVHIGGTDIDRLFSLKSVMPHLGLGSEMRLPFADKDIRVPNGVYVDLATWHRINFLYTPRVARDLEELARYALAPEKIARLADVVQSRRGHSVALAVESAKIALSDADRATIELGDVEKGLALETGASVLHEAIVDQLGALTRTLKETLAASGLGGERIDAVFLTGGSTAIPAVRNAVTRETPGARIVEGDMFGAVGLGLGLDAARKFGFDDEACAA
- a CDS encoding adenylate kinase, which produces MRLVLLGPPGAGKGTQSARLVERLGVPQLSTGDMLRAAVAAGTPIGLKAKALMDAGQLVPDEVVIGIIDQRIDAPDCVNGFILDGFPRTVAQAEALRELLARKNIRLDAVLELVVDENALVDRMRKRVAESLAAGKDVRADDNPESFKTRLEAYRAQTAPVSEHYGARGELKQVDGMMTIDEVSAAIEKSIGH